A DNA window from Arachis duranensis cultivar V14167 chromosome 3, aradu.V14167.gnm2.J7QH, whole genome shotgun sequence contains the following coding sequences:
- the LOC107479465 gene encoding uncharacterized protein LOC107479465, with protein sequence MPLYSKFLKELINKKRSWHEKETIMLTEERSAVIQRGIPPKLKDHGSFFLPCTIGSLTIDKALCDLGASINLIPYSMMRRLCIEEVKPTQMSLELMDKSLVFPRGVIENLLIQVGIFIFPADFMILDLGEEGSDSIILGIPFLATTRAIIDVEQGELTLRVHDESITLNVFPEAHHNDEKEKCMEVDKEDL encoded by the coding sequence ATGCCTCTATATTCAAAGTTCTTGAAAGAGCTCATTAACAAAAAGAGAAGCTGGCATGAGAAGGAAACCATTATGCTCACTGAAGAACGCAGTGCTGTAATTCAAAGAGGCATCCCACCAAAACTCAAGGATCATGGGAGCTTCTTCTTGCCTTGTACCATTGGTAGCCTAACCATTGATAAGGCactgtgtgacttaggagcaagcatcaatctaattcCCTATTCTATGATGAGAAGGCTATGCATAGAGGAGGTAAAGCCCACACAAATGTCACTAGAGCTCATGGACAAATCATTGGTATTTCCCAGAGGAGTGATTGAAAATCTCCTGATCCAAGTAGGGATATTCATATTCCCAGCAGACTTTATGATCCTGGATCTAGGAGAAGAAGGGAGTGACTCTATTATCTTGGGAATAcccttcttggccacaacaagGGCTATCATAGATGTTGAACAAGGAGAGTTGACCCTAAGGGTACATGATGAAAGCATTACTCTGAATGTCTTTCCAGAAGCACATCATAATGATGAAAAGGAAAAATGCATGGAGGTTGACAAAGAAGACTTGTAG